One genomic region from Ignavibacteria bacterium encodes:
- a CDS encoding DUF2283 domain-containing protein — protein sequence MAALEVEKIIDIVPQIINIPFERIWSSYDAEADVLYLNFKKPSHADDTEFTDDDIIIRYEKGEVIGVTILNASKKGMKQSN from the coding sequence ATGGCCGCTTTAGAAGTTGAAAAAATTATAGATATCGTACCCCAAATTATAAATATTCCCTTTGAGCGTATTTGGTCAAGCTATGATGCAGAAGCAGATGTATTGTACCTGAATTTTAAGAAACCCAGTCACGCAGATGACACTGAATTTACAGATGATGATATTATTATCAGATACGAAAAAGGAGAGGTAATAGGAGTAACAATTCTTAACGCAAGTAAGAAAGGAATGAAGCAATCTAATTAA